One part of the Halobacteriovorax vibrionivorans genome encodes these proteins:
- a CDS encoding tetratricopeptide repeat protein — translation MTTQVAPNEGLNSELNSTELGAFIAKNKALVIGLILLIIGATAGYGIFSYVKNQQNEKAAQTLYSFETGSLEKFKKGEIDSAAMVSELKTILGEFGDSSAAISTTLLAVDHLTNKGQNQEAFEIISLISASNSLQSYFINVRKAVIQQDLKDYDGAIATLKELKSNDRALSMGRIELELGRSYLAKGDTASAKGHFERVLTLTTENVYKSLAKYHLNTIK, via the coding sequence ATGACAACACAAGTAGCGCCAAATGAAGGCCTAAATTCTGAATTAAATTCAACTGAGCTTGGTGCTTTTATCGCTAAGAATAAGGCATTGGTTATTGGATTAATCTTACTTATTATCGGTGCGACTGCAGGTTACGGTATTTTTTCATATGTTAAAAACCAACAAAATGAGAAAGCTGCCCAAACTCTTTATAGCTTTGAAACTGGAAGTTTAGAGAAGTTTAAAAAAGGTGAGATCGACTCTGCCGCAATGGTTTCTGAGCTAAAAACTATTCTTGGTGAGTTTGGTGATAGCTCTGCTGCTATTTCAACAACTTTATTGGCCGTAGATCACTTAACGAATAAAGGTCAAAATCAAGAAGCTTTTGAAATTATTAGTCTAATAAGCGCATCTAATTCATTACAATCATATTTTATCAATGTTCGAAAGGCAGTGATACAGCAAGATTTAAAAGACTACGATGGAGCAATTGCGACACTTAAAGAACTTAAAAGTAATGATCGTGCACTATCAATGGGTCGAATTGAGCTTGAACTTGGGCGTAGCTACCTTGCAAAAGGTGACACTGCTTCGGCCAAAGGACACTTTGAAAGAGTCCTTACTCTAACAACTGAAAATGTATATAAGTCGTTAGCTAAATATCACTTAAATACAATCAAATAA